The following proteins are encoded in a genomic region of Cryptomeria japonica chromosome 11, Sugi_1.0, whole genome shotgun sequence:
- the LOC131065030 gene encoding uncharacterized protein LOC131065030: MERSEEEKGSSQAQNSIFLGGKTGSATGQHATGDSRSPLEGESLDGKDPDALLDSGDLGGGPRSREDQIVADKGNGQVQNLNLGIGKPEAVQGQQVARSSEDIVEGKESNGKNLKNHPNSRDLKGGPRLMRHIGKWSSLFGVKPKESRALGLKCPSNLVKSQSQNKVWKKVDNSLKPSPSDGLDQEKQPQVGRIEEVLFGELGNETKKGDNEKISHREKDQSGKDSDDRERESQVSTQNKEMDKIEQNLGKSEKRNNGKMNKGDNQSKDNKEEGNNFNSVPSSFESENGEGWIQDAPPDNILEQGLSEISLASPAQVKLIFPEENEPRWGDEEDIKKALGKSETK; this comes from the exons ATGGAGAGGAGCGAGGAGGAGAAGGGGAGTAGTCaggcccaaaattcaatttttttgggtgGGAAAACTGGTTCAGCAACAGGACAACATGCAACAGGAGATTCAAGGAGCCCTTTAGAAGGGGAGAGCTTAGATGGTAAGGATCCTGATGCTCTTTTGGACTCAGGGGACCTAGGAGGAGGCCCCAGATCACGAGAGGACCAGATAGTAGCAGACAAGGGGAATGGTCAGGTTCAAAATTTAAACTTGGGAATCGGCAAACCTGAAGCAGTTCAAGGACAGCAAGTAGCTAGGAGTTCAGAGGACATAGTGGAAGGAAAAGAATCTAATGGGAAGAATCTCAAGAATCATCCGAATTCAAGGGATCTAAAGGGGGGACCCAGATTGATGAGACACATTGGTAAATGGTCCTCCCTGTTTGgggtcaaacctaaag AAAGTAGGGCACTGGGCTTAAAATGCCCAAGTAATCTAGTCAAATCTCAATCCCAAAATAAAGTATGGAAAAAGGTGGACAACTCTTTGAAACCATCACCTTCTGATGGACTAGATCAGGAGAAACAACCCCAGGTTGGAAGGATAGAGGAAGTGTTATTCGGAGAGTTgggaaatgaaacaaagaaaggagATAATGAAAAGATCTCCCATCGGGAAAAGGACCAGAGTGGAAAGGATTCAGATGATAGAGAAAGAGAGTCACAAGTCAGCACCCAAAATAAGGAAATGGATAAGATAGAACAAAATTTAGGTAAGAGTGAGAAAAGAAATAACGGTAAGATGAATAAGGGAGATAATCAATCcaaagacaacaaagaggaggGAAATAATTTTAATTCAGTACCAAGTTCATTTGAGTCAGAAAATGGAGAAGGTTGGATCCAAGATGCACCACCTGATAACATTCTTGAACAAGGGCTATCAGAGATTTCATTAGCCTCTCCTGCTCAGGTAAAGTTGATTTTTCCAGAGGAAAATGAACCaagatggggagatgaggaagacatcaaaaaggcattGGGAAAGAGTGAGACAAAGTAG